A single window of Polyangiaceae bacterium DNA harbors:
- a CDS encoding DUF1592 domain-containing protein: protein MRHRFAPILLSFVALASCVGVIGDQEQGNTYSSTGALFVPAEATLHRLTRPQLQNAWLDLFGEPLVAPADLPADDVLYNFSSISAARSTISPVDAEKYENATYAVLDQVFASAARRDALVGCPAGVVDDPCVRQFITAFTSRAWRRPVANAEVDTLHALAKDIAGQLGDGSHGIKYMLAAVLQSPHFLFRVDIGEMGPDTYRYSSWEMASRLSFLLHDAPPDEALRTAAQNGELTSPEGIRAHAQRLLDDPRARATLVRFFRDFMSLSKLDHLDKLPDKFPQLSATLGPSMRMQMERMFEQNVFERQGDFRELFTTRDTYVNEDLARIYGMDGITGLEWVPVTLPDDGRRPGILTTPGFLALNAHKSQTSPTHRGRFIRVNLFCQDIPPPPPGINTTLPEPDPGAPTTLRVRLDEHRTNPQCAGCHERMDPIGFAFESYDAIGVHREVDENGLAIDTKTVVEETHLDGAHDMAALVASLPNVGACIARRFYEHAGAHLAGSTDEAAVESLVDDFVAGDYSFKQLVLALVTNEGYRLASPASTKEVQP, encoded by the coding sequence ATGCGACATCGGTTCGCGCCCATCCTTCTATCCTTCGTGGCGCTTGCAAGCTGCGTGGGTGTCATCGGCGATCAGGAACAAGGGAACACATACAGCTCCACGGGAGCTCTCTTCGTACCTGCCGAAGCCACGCTTCATCGCTTGACGCGCCCGCAACTGCAAAACGCGTGGCTCGACCTTTTCGGCGAACCCCTCGTGGCTCCGGCCGATCTTCCCGCAGACGATGTGCTCTACAACTTTTCGTCCATCTCGGCTGCGCGCAGCACCATTTCGCCTGTCGACGCCGAGAAGTACGAGAATGCAACCTACGCGGTGCTCGATCAGGTGTTTGCCAGCGCCGCGCGCCGCGATGCGCTCGTCGGATGCCCCGCCGGCGTCGTCGATGATCCTTGCGTGCGCCAATTCATTACCGCATTTACCTCGCGCGCCTGGCGAAGACCCGTCGCGAATGCCGAAGTCGATACGCTTCATGCGCTTGCCAAGGACATTGCCGGGCAGCTCGGCGACGGCTCGCACGGCATCAAGTACATGCTCGCCGCGGTATTGCAATCGCCGCATTTCCTTTTCCGCGTCGACATTGGCGAAATGGGCCCCGATACGTACCGGTATTCGAGCTGGGAGATGGCCAGCCGGTTGTCCTTTCTTTTGCATGACGCCCCACCCGATGAAGCGCTACGAACGGCAGCGCAGAATGGCGAATTGACGTCGCCCGAAGGCATTCGCGCGCATGCCCAGCGGCTTTTGGACGATCCAAGGGCCCGCGCGACGCTCGTTCGGTTTTTCCGCGACTTCATGAGCCTCTCCAAGCTCGATCACCTCGACAAACTGCCCGACAAGTTCCCGCAGCTTTCGGCCACGCTCGGTCCTTCCATGCGCATGCAGATGGAACGGATGTTCGAGCAGAACGTATTCGAGCGCCAGGGGGATTTCCGCGAGCTTTTTACGACGCGCGATACCTACGTCAACGAGGACCTTGCGCGCATTTACGGAATGGATGGCATCACGGGCCTCGAATGGGTCCCCGTCACTTTGCCCGACGATGGACGTCGCCCCGGCATTTTGACGACGCCCGGCTTTTTGGCATTGAATGCCCACAAGAGCCAAACGTCGCCCACGCATCGCGGGCGATTCATCCGCGTCAATCTGTTTTGCCAGGACATACCTCCGCCTCCACCTGGAATCAATACGACGCTACCCGAGCCTGATCCGGGCGCACCGACGACGTTGCGTGTAAGGCTCGACGAACATCGCACGAATCCGCAATGCGCTGGATGCCACGAACGAATGGATCCCATCGGTTTCGCATTCGAATCGTACGACGCGATTGGTGTTCATCGCGAAGTCGACGAAAATGGCCTCGCCATTGATACCAAGACCGTCGTGGAAGAAACCCATCTCGATGGCGCCCATGACATGGCGGCGCTCGTTGCATCGCTGCCGAACGTGGGCGCATGCATTGCGCGAAGGTTTTACGAGCATGCTGGGGCGCACTTGGCGGGCAGCACCGACGAAGCTGCCGTCGAATCGCTCGTGGATGATTTCGTCGCGGGTGATTATTCATTCAAGCAGCTCGTCTTGGCGCTCGTCACGAACGAGGGGTATCGCCTCGCCAGCCCTGCTTCGACGAAAGAGGTGCAGCCGTGA
- a CDS encoding DUF1552 domain-containing protein, which translates to MKSRIRPSRRMFLRGVLGGAAVAVGLPLFDFMLNDNGDALASGDEIPTRFGLWFFGNGVHLPTWTPPNVGPDWNVPPDYALAALLPLKEYVSVISGLSVKTPRHPHHSGMSAVCSGGPHLKIDDVRDTIVSTMKYPSIDQVAAQYYQSLAPSPYKSLEAAVTRFRGTDEGTSFQHLSHNGSSAGETNVNPSEESPHAFFARIFNTETAGPLVAKARSSVLDAVGGQIKTLQGKLGSKDKQRLEQHLTSISEIQSRLTIPTAQCTKPADPGEFPDIASNEQITEKNKAMSDLMTLALTCGLTRSFSIMYSTCGSGAVFWMVGATDGQHYMNHTEPAPYTKQQEAMRFTMKQLAYFLETLKNTPEGAGNLLDHCSIFVSSEHAEGWSHEQDDMPMLVCGKGGGRLKGNVHARLVGANVSMGPFTALRGAGLPLNTFGHEEGHVTSPVTELLTG; encoded by the coding sequence GTGAAAAGTCGTATTCGTCCTTCGCGCCGCATGTTTTTGCGCGGGGTGCTCGGCGGCGCTGCCGTCGCCGTGGGGTTGCCCTTATTCGACTTCATGTTGAACGACAATGGCGATGCGCTCGCCAGCGGTGATGAAATCCCGACGCGTTTCGGCCTGTGGTTTTTTGGCAATGGCGTGCACCTCCCCACGTGGACGCCGCCGAATGTCGGCCCGGATTGGAACGTTCCGCCGGATTATGCGCTCGCTGCGCTTCTGCCGCTCAAGGAATACGTCAGCGTCATCAGTGGATTGTCCGTCAAAACCCCGCGTCATCCGCATCATTCCGGCATGAGCGCCGTGTGTTCGGGTGGACCTCATTTGAAGATCGACGACGTGCGCGATACCATCGTTTCGACGATGAAGTATCCGAGCATCGATCAGGTCGCGGCGCAATATTACCAATCGCTCGCGCCGAGCCCATACAAATCGCTGGAAGCCGCGGTGACTCGTTTTCGAGGCACCGACGAAGGAACGTCGTTTCAGCATTTGTCGCACAATGGCAGTTCGGCCGGAGAAACCAACGTCAACCCATCCGAGGAATCACCGCACGCATTTTTCGCGCGCATTTTTAATACGGAAACGGCCGGGCCGCTCGTTGCCAAAGCCCGCTCCAGCGTGCTCGATGCCGTGGGTGGTCAAATCAAAACATTGCAAGGCAAGCTCGGCAGCAAGGACAAACAGCGCCTCGAACAACACTTGACGAGCATTTCGGAAATTCAATCCAGGTTGACCATTCCGACGGCGCAATGCACCAAGCCTGCGGATCCGGGGGAATTCCCCGACATTGCATCGAACGAGCAGATCACCGAGAAAAACAAGGCCATGAGCGACCTCATGACGCTCGCGCTCACATGTGGCCTCACGAGGTCATTTTCGATCATGTATTCGACATGCGGTTCGGGCGCCGTGTTTTGGATGGTTGGAGCGACCGACGGGCAGCATTACATGAATCACACCGAACCTGCGCCGTACACGAAGCAGCAGGAGGCCATGCGGTTTACGATGAAACAATTGGCCTACTTCTTGGAAACGCTCAAGAACACGCCCGAAGGCGCGGGCAATTTGCTCGACCATTGCTCCATCTTCGTGTCGAGCGAACACGCCGAAGGTTGGAGCCACGAGCAGGACGACATGCCCATGCTCGTTTGCGGCAAAGGCGGCGGCCGATTAAAGGGTAACGTCCATGCGCGGCTCGTGGGTGCCAACGTCAGTATGGGGCCCTTCACGGCATTGCGCGGCGCGGGCCTTCCGCTCAACACATTCGGGCACGAAGAAGGTCACGTGACGAGCCCGGTTACCGAGCTTCTGACGGGATGA